In the genome of Pseudorca crassidens isolate mPseCra1 chromosome 12, mPseCra1.hap1, whole genome shotgun sequence, one region contains:
- the DERL3 gene encoding derlin-3 isoform X2, which produces MAWQGMATEFLQVPAVTRTYTAACVLTTAAVLELLSPFQLYFNPHLVFRKFQVWRLVTNFLFFGPLGFSFFFNMLFVFRYCRLLEEGSFRGRTADFVFMFLFGGVLMILLGLLGSLFFLGQALTAMLVYVWSRRSPRVRVNFFGLLTFQAPFLPWALMGFSMLLGNSILVDLLGIVVGHIYYFLEDVFPNQPGGKRLLLTPGFLKLLLDAPEEDPNYLPLPEEQPGPLQQ; this is translated from the exons ATGGCGTGGCAGGGGATGGCGACCGAGTTCCTGCAGGTGCCGGCGGTGACGCGGACCTACACCGCAGCCTGCGTCCTCACCACCGCCGCCGTG CTGGAACTCCTCAGCCCTTTCCAGCTCTACTTTAATCCGCACCTCGTCTTCCGGAAGTTCCAG GTCTGGAGGCTCGTCACCAACTTCCTCTTCTTCGGGCCCCTGGGATTCAGCTTCTTCTTCAACATGCTCTTCGT GTTTCGCTACTGCCGTCTGCTGGAGGAGGGTTCCTTCCGCGGCCGCACGGCCGACTTCGTCTTCATGTTTCTCTTCGGGGGTGTCCTTATGATC ctgctggggctcctgggcagcCTCTTCTTCCTGGGCCAGGCCCTCACAGCCATGCTGGTATACGTATGGAGCCGCCGCAGCCCCCGGGTGAGGGTCAACTTCTTCGGCCTCCTCACCTTCCAGGCGCCATTCCTGCCCTGGGCGCTCATGGGCTTCTCAATGCTGCTGGGCAACTCAATCCTCGTGGACCTTCTGG GGATCGTTGTGGGCCACATCTACTATTTCCTGGAGGATGTCTTCCCCAACCAGCCTGGCGGCAAGAGGCTGCTGCTGACCCCTGGCTTCCT GAAGCTGTTACTGGATGCCCCAGAGGAGGACCCCAAttacctgcccctccctgaggaGCAGCCAGGACCCCTGCAGCAGTGA
- the DERL3 gene encoding derlin-3 isoform X1, with product MAWQGMATEFLQVPAVTRTYTAACVLTTAAVQLELLSPFQLYFNPHLVFRKFQVWRLVTNFLFFGPLGFSFFFNMLFVFRYCRLLEEGSFRGRTADFVFMFLFGGVLMILLGLLGSLFFLGQALTAMLVYVWSRRSPRVRVNFFGLLTFQAPFLPWALMGFSMLLGNSILVDLLGIVVGHIYYFLEDVFPNQPGGKRLLLTPGFLKLLLDAPEEDPNYLPLPEEQPGPLQQ from the exons ATGGCGTGGCAGGGGATGGCGACCGAGTTCCTGCAGGTGCCGGCGGTGACGCGGACCTACACCGCAGCCTGCGTCCTCACCACCGCCGCCGTG CAGCTGGAACTCCTCAGCCCTTTCCAGCTCTACTTTAATCCGCACCTCGTCTTCCGGAAGTTCCAG GTCTGGAGGCTCGTCACCAACTTCCTCTTCTTCGGGCCCCTGGGATTCAGCTTCTTCTTCAACATGCTCTTCGT GTTTCGCTACTGCCGTCTGCTGGAGGAGGGTTCCTTCCGCGGCCGCACGGCCGACTTCGTCTTCATGTTTCTCTTCGGGGGTGTCCTTATGATC ctgctggggctcctgggcagcCTCTTCTTCCTGGGCCAGGCCCTCACAGCCATGCTGGTATACGTATGGAGCCGCCGCAGCCCCCGGGTGAGGGTCAACTTCTTCGGCCTCCTCACCTTCCAGGCGCCATTCCTGCCCTGGGCGCTCATGGGCTTCTCAATGCTGCTGGGCAACTCAATCCTCGTGGACCTTCTGG GGATCGTTGTGGGCCACATCTACTATTTCCTGGAGGATGTCTTCCCCAACCAGCCTGGCGGCAAGAGGCTGCTGCTGACCCCTGGCTTCCT GAAGCTGTTACTGGATGCCCCAGAGGAGGACCCCAAttacctgcccctccctgaggaGCAGCCAGGACCCCTGCAGCAGTGA